In the Flavobacterium pallidum genome, one interval contains:
- a CDS encoding DUF1015 domain-containing protein — MAKIIPFHAVRPAADKVSLVTSRSYEEYSAAELASQLDFNPFSFLHILNPAYMNQQKAGLEKRFKLVAQKYRDFKSEEILIREEKPVMFLYHIHSKTRDFIGIIAGTSIQDYQSDVIKKHEDTLQYRVELFKDYLHQTGFNTEPVLITYPDDEVLNQWIGLKRQSNPLYEFSTTKKEKHTLWKIDSDEDLAFLEKQFDAIGNVYIADGHHRSASAELLYEEDKGTGNDHLNYFMSFLIAESNVRIYEYNRIIRDLNGLSKTDFLEALGNHFWVKNKEQELWKPERKFQFGMYLDGEFYALQLKDENSFTSIADRLDAQILYDKVLHPILGITDLRNDERIDYIPGNQSITTIKEVVDEGDFEIGFMLFPTEISEIKSLADNKLIMPPKSTYIEPKFRSGLVVYEI, encoded by the coding sequence ATGGCCAAAATCATCCCTTTCCACGCCGTTCGCCCTGCCGCCGATAAGGTGAGCCTCGTAACGTCGCGCTCCTATGAGGAATATTCCGCGGCTGAACTGGCGTCGCAACTGGATTTCAACCCGTTTTCATTCCTTCATATCCTGAATCCTGCTTATATGAACCAGCAGAAGGCGGGATTGGAAAAGCGGTTTAAGCTCGTCGCACAGAAATACAGGGACTTTAAGTCGGAAGAAATATTGATCCGCGAAGAAAAACCCGTGATGTTCTTATACCACATTCATTCGAAAACAAGAGATTTCATTGGGATTATTGCTGGGACTTCGATTCAGGATTACCAGTCGGATGTGATTAAAAAACACGAAGACACGTTGCAATACCGCGTAGAATTATTTAAAGATTACCTGCACCAGACCGGTTTCAATACGGAGCCGGTATTGATTACCTATCCCGATGATGAAGTATTAAACCAATGGATTGGGTTGAAAAGGCAAAGCAATCCATTGTATGAATTCTCTACTACAAAAAAGGAAAAGCATACGCTTTGGAAAATCGATTCGGATGAAGACCTTGCGTTTCTTGAGAAGCAGTTTGACGCTATCGGGAATGTATATATTGCTGATGGCCATCATCGTTCCGCTTCCGCAGAATTGCTTTACGAAGAAGACAAAGGCACCGGAAACGACCACCTGAATTATTTCATGAGCTTCCTGATTGCCGAAAGCAACGTCAGGATTTATGAATACAACCGCATTATCCGTGACCTGAATGGCTTGTCGAAAACAGATTTCCTTGAGGCATTGGGGAATCATTTCTGGGTAAAAAACAAAGAGCAGGAATTGTGGAAACCGGAAAGGAAATTCCAGTTCGGGATGTACCTCGACGGCGAATTTTATGCGCTGCAGCTTAAGGATGAAAACAGCTTCACTTCGATTGCTGACCGGCTTGATGCGCAGATTTTATACGATAAGGTATTGCACCCGATTTTAGGCATTACCGATTTACGAAATGACGAACGCATCGATTATATTCCCGGAAATCAATCCATCACGACAATTAAAGAAGTGGTCGATGAAGGGGATTTTGAAATCGGGTTTATGTTGTTCCCAACCGAAATATCGGAGATAAAATCATTGGCAGACAACAAGCTGATCATGCCTCCGAAAAGTACTTATATCGAACCTAAATTCCGCAGTGGACTTGTAGTTTACGAAATTTAA